In Euphorbia lathyris chromosome 10, ddEupLath1.1, whole genome shotgun sequence, a single genomic region encodes these proteins:
- the LOC136208632 gene encoding uncharacterized protein: MEDNPLSPRVDGSDATSEFEEVSWEEFDGNGIDYSSQFFSKQTFQTYHEAVNWAEQTAIGIGFELTTTSHKTGRKSKRILVKCARGVKNYKRKKDVDMDVILRKNTKTKYCGCKFQIKVMEIGELGGWVVNGIPGDRGQHCPQLAVYRQGYRQMSGLSPASKKLVREMSSAQAKPCAIFAAIKEKHLEDCPTQRHIYNYWEKIRTESFEGRDVIGQFYRLAIDKDYIH; the protein is encoded by the exons atGGAAGACAATCCGTTATCACCGAGAGTAGACGGGAGTGATGCTACGTCCGAATtcgag GAGGTTTCGTGGGAAGAATTTGACGGAAACGGCATAGATTACAGCTCGCAGTTTTTTTCCAAACAAacatttcaaacatatcatgaagctgttaactgggcagAACAGACGGCAATTGGGATCGGGTTTGAGTTAACCACAACGTCGCACAAGACGGGGCGCAAGTCAAAgcggatattggttaaatgtgctcgtggtgttaagaattataaaaggaaaaaggatgtggatatggatgttatactacggaagaatacaaaaacaaagtactgtggttgcaaattccagataaaggttatggaaatcggtgaattgggcggttgggtggtgaatgggattcctggagatagaggacagcACTGTCCtcagttggctgtatatcgtcagggctacagacaaatgagcggactaagtccggcttccaaaaaacttgttcgtgaaatgagttcagctcaagctaagccttgtgctatttttgctgcaatcaaagaaaaacatctggaggattgcccgacacaaagacatatctataactactgggagaaaatcaggactgagagctttgagggtcgagatgtaatcggtcagttttatcggcttgctatagataaggactATATACATTAG
- the LOC136208631 gene encoding serine/threonine-protein phosphatase 7: MSSDPPSYGSPSDPIPIISECSPHDLTTTTTATADGASTPQVEVPICWPTDGNLTLDWIEYFTSALEWSSRNLSPSDFPSVLPVSVFDSLVLTASKILHKEPNCLRIDDCLSLPDSSVVVVGDVHGQFHDLLFLFRLAGFPSDNRFFVFNGDYVDRGAWGLETFLLLLAWKVYLPQRVYLLRGNHESKYCTSVYGFEKEVMAKYGDKGKHVYRKCLGCFEGLPLVSIIAGRVYTAHGGLFRSVSITPSKRSKGKKNRKLSCNSETMPLSLGSLEELSKARRSVLDPPWEGLNLIPGDVLWSDPTMRTGLSPNKERGIGLLWGPDCTEEFLKKFQLKLIIRSHEGPDAREKRPGLAGMNQGYTIDHVVESGKLITVFSAPDYPQFQATEERYKNKGAYIILKHPNFEEPQFHSFEAIFPRPEVNAYYDYVDVIDSDEELDLASMVTAP, from the exons ATGTCATCAGATCCTCCATCGTATGGTTCTCCGTCAGATCCTATACCAATCATCTCCGAATGTTCACCTCATGATCTCACCACCACCACTACCGCCACCGCAGACGGCGCTTCTACGCCGCAAGTTGAGGTTCCGATCTGCTGGCCAACTGATGGAAATCTCACTCTCGATTGGATTGAATATTTTACCTCTGCCTTAGAATGGTCTTCCAGAAATCTTTCTCCGTCTGATTTCCCCTCTGTTTTGCCTGTTTCTGTCTTTGATTCTCTTGTACTCACTGCTTCTAAGATCCTTCACAAAGAACCTAATTGTCTCAGAATTGACGATTGTCTCTCTCTTCCTGATTCTTCCGTTGTTGTTGTTGGTGATGTTCATGGTCAATTTCATGACCTGCTTTTCCTCTTTCGCCTTGCTGGATTTCCTTCCGATAATCGCTTCTTTGTCTTCAATGGTGATTATGTTGATCGAGGCGCTTGGGGTCTTGAGACCTTTTTGCTCTTACTAGCTTGGAAG GTATATCTACCACAGAGGGTGTACCTCCTCCGTGGCAATCATGAATCCAAGTATTGTACATCTGTTTACGGCTTTGAGAAGGAAGTTATGGCAAAATACGGCGATAAAGGTAAGCATGTGTATCGAAAATGTTTGGGGTGCTTCGAAGGGCTTCCCTTGGTCTCTATTATAGCTGGCCGTGTATATACTGCTCATGGAGGACTTTTCCGCAGTGTATCCATTACGCCGTCGAAGAGATCTAAAGGAAAGAAGAATCGGAAATTAAGTTGTAATTCTGAGACCATGCCTTTATCACTTGGTTCTCTCGAAGAATTGTCTAAAGCCCGGCGATCAGTTCTTGACCCTCCATGGGAAGGTTTGAACCTGATTCCTGGTGATGTTTTGTGGTCTGATCCAACTATGAGAACTGGACTTTCACCAAACAAAGAGAGAGGCATCGGCCTATTGTGGGGACCTGATTGTACAGAAGAATTTTTGAAGAAGTTCCAGCTAAAG CTAATAATCAGATCCCATGAAGGTCCTGATGCAAGAGAAAAGCGGCCAGGACTTGCAGGAATGAATCAAGGGTATACCATAGATCATGTTGTAGAATCAGGAAAGCTAATTACGGTGTTCAGTGCGCCAGACTACCCACAATTTCAG GCAACAGAGGAGAGATACAAAAATAAAGGAGCATACATAATCTTAAAACATCCCAATTTCGAGGAGCCACAATTCCATAGTTTCGAGGCAATTTTTCCAAGACCAGAG GTGAATGCGTATTACGACTATGTAGATGTGATTGATTCGGATGAAGAACTGGACTTGGCATCGATGGTAACAGCTCCGTAA
- the LOC136209430 gene encoding uncharacterized protein isoform X1, with the protein METNLATLMGKVKLTDNEESVLDLESESNLSEVKDTKPSLIDRVLSSKPLNIRGMGQAFLGAWRIKAFQLKEMGNGLFLCEFDSRRNKDKVLNDGPWHFERQLVVFRDMNGIDQLSEANLDCCDFWVRILDLPLNRRDVESITLVASRLGELIEIDRDCISSWSKFVRVKADPKKRPLPDYIETVQKDVTVYMRGILVDWLVEVVEEYKLQSDTLYMTISYIDRFL; encoded by the exons ATGGAGACTAACTTAGCAACTCTAATGGGGAAAGTAAAACTCACAGATAATGAAGAAAGTGTTCTTGACCTTGAAAGTGAGTCAAACCTGTCTGAGGTGAAGGACACAAAACCGAGTCTGATCGACCGAGTACTCTCCAGTAAGCCTCTCAACATCAGAGGCATGGGACAAGCTTTTTTGGGAGCATGGAGAATTAAAGCTTTCCAGTTGAAAGAGATGGGAAATGGGCTGTTTCTTTGCGAGTTTGATTCTCGAAGAAACAAAGATAAGGTCCTTAACGATGGGCCATGGCATTTCGAACGGCAACTCGTTGTCTTTCGGGATATGAACGGAATTGATCAACTATCTGAAGCCAACCTAGATTGCTGTGATTTCTGGGTACGCATTTTGGACCTCCCATTGAACAGGCGAGATGTTGAGTCTATCACCCTTGTTGCTTCAAGACTGGGGGAGCTGATAGAAATTGACAGGGACTGCATTAGCTCTTGGAGTAAGTTCGTCAGAGTAAAG GCAGAtccgaagaagaggccattgccTGATTATATTGAAACAGTTCAAAAGGATGTTACAGTCTATATGAGAGGGATTTTGGTGGATTGGTTGGTGGAAGTTGTAGAGGAATACAAGCTTCAGTCAGATACTCTGTATATGACTATTTCCTATATTGATAGATTCTTGTGA
- the LOC136209430 gene encoding uncharacterized protein isoform X2 has protein sequence METNLATLMGKVKLTDNEESVLDLESESNLSEVKDTKPSLIDRVLSSKPLNIRGMGQAFLGAWRIKAFQLKEMGNGLFLCEFDSRRNKDKVLNDGPWHFERQLVVFRDMNGIDQLSEANLDCCDFWVRILDLPLNRRDVESITLVASRLGELIEIDRDCISSWSKFVRVKISDIWFSRTAI, from the exons ATGGAGACTAACTTAGCAACTCTAATGGGGAAAGTAAAACTCACAGATAATGAAGAAAGTGTTCTTGACCTTGAAAGTGAGTCAAACCTGTCTGAGGTGAAGGACACAAAACCGAGTCTGATCGACCGAGTACTCTCCAGTAAGCCTCTCAACATCAGAGGCATGGGACAAGCTTTTTTGGGAGCATGGAGAATTAAAGCTTTCCAGTTGAAAGAGATGGGAAATGGGCTGTTTCTTTGCGAGTTTGATTCTCGAAGAAACAAAGATAAGGTCCTTAACGATGGGCCATGGCATTTCGAACGGCAACTCGTTGTCTTTCGGGATATGAACGGAATTGATCAACTATCTGAAGCCAACCTAGATTGCTGTGATTTCTGGGTACGCATTTTGGACCTCCCATTGAACAGGCGAGATGTTGAGTCTATCACCCTTGTTGCTTCAAGACTGGGGGAGCTGATAGAAATTGACAGGGACTGCATTAGCTCTTGGAGTAAGTTCGTCAGAGTAAAG ATTAGCGACATATGGTTTAGCAGAACTGCAATTTGA